A portion of the Bacillus thuringiensis genome contains these proteins:
- a CDS encoding class I SAM-dependent methyltransferase: MADHYFSNDPSSKSDRKRWEFPLRGSQFTFLSDHGVFSKNEVDFGSRLLIEAFQMPDIKGDILDVGCGYGPIGLSLAKEFQGCEVHMVDVNERALGLAKENAANNRIENIRIFQSSVYENVDGKYAAILSNPPIRAGKDIVHEILEKAVEYLVPGGELWIVIQKKQGAPSALKKLEEVFSEVEVVEKKKGYYIIKSKKR; this comes from the coding sequence ATGGCAGACCATTATTTTTCTAACGACCCTTCTAGTAAAAGTGATCGTAAACGATGGGAATTTCCACTTCGTGGATCTCAATTTACTTTTTTATCTGACCATGGGGTGTTTTCGAAAAACGAGGTGGACTTTGGTTCCCGTCTTTTAATTGAAGCGTTTCAAATGCCGGATATTAAAGGTGATATATTAGACGTAGGTTGTGGATACGGTCCTATTGGTTTGTCGTTAGCGAAAGAGTTTCAAGGTTGTGAAGTTCACATGGTGGATGTGAATGAAAGGGCGCTTGGGCTTGCGAAAGAAAATGCCGCTAATAACAGAATCGAGAATATACGTATTTTTCAAAGTAGCGTCTATGAAAATGTAGATGGCAAGTATGCTGCTATTCTATCTAACCCTCCAATTCGTGCGGGTAAAGATATCGTACATGAGATTTTAGAAAAAGCTGTGGAGTATTTAGTTCCAGGTGGAGAACTTTGGATTGTTATTCAAAAGAAGCAAGGTGCACCATCTGCGCTGAAAAAACTAGAAGAAGTATTTTCTGAAGTTGAGGTTGTAGAAAAGAAAAAAGGATATTATATCATAAAATCAAAAAAACGTTGA
- the rplL gene encoding 50S ribosomal protein L7/L12 has translation MTKEQIIEAVKSMTVLELNDLVKAIEEEFGVTAAAPVAVAGGAGEAAAEKTEFDVVLASAGAQKIKVIKAVREITGLGLKEAKELVDNTPKAIKEGVSKEEAEEMKAKLEEVGAAVEVK, from the coding sequence ATGACTAAAGAACAAATCATTGAAGCAGTTAAATCTATGACTGTATTAGAACTTAACGACTTAGTAAAAGCTATCGAGGAAGAATTCGGCGTAACTGCTGCTGCTCCTGTAGCTGTAGCTGGTGGCGCTGGTGAAGCTGCTGCTGAAAAAACTGAGTTTGACGTAGTACTTGCAAGTGCTGGCGCTCAAAAAATCAAAGTTATCAAAGCTGTACGTGAAATCACTGGTCTTGGCTTAAAAGAAGCTAAAGAATTAGTTGACAACACTCCAAAAGCAATCAAAGAAGGCGTTTCTAAAGAGGAAGCTGAAGAAATGAAAGCTAAACTTGAAGAAGTTGGCGCTGCTGTAGAAGTTAAGTAA